A genomic segment from Nicotiana sylvestris chromosome 1, ASM39365v2, whole genome shotgun sequence encodes:
- the LOC104246695 gene encoding cyclin-U4-1, whose product MAELEITQNQSLMPKLIDYLSSLLQRVAEANDINGRFQPQKISVFHGLTRPNISIQNYLERIFKYANCSPSCFVVAYVYLDRFTQCQPSLPINSFNIHRLLITSVMIAAKFMDDMYYNNAYYAKVGGISTTEMNFLEVDFLFGLGFRLNVTPTTFQTYCSYLQKEMLLLQPPLNSSLCMGRSPKLQYICFNEDDSSSQQQQQQQQLVV is encoded by the exons ATGGCAGAGCTAGAAATCACTCAAAATCAAAGCTTGATGCCAAAACTCATCGATTACTTATCTTCTCTACTCCAAAGGGTGGCTGAAGCTAACGATATTAATGGCAGATTTCAACCCCAGAAAATCTCAGTTTTTCATGGACTTACAAGGCCAAATATCTCAATTCAGAATTATTTAGAGAGGATTTTCAAGTATGCAAATTGTAGCCCTTCTTGTTTCGTTGTTGCTTATGTTTATCTTGATCGGTTTACTCAGTGCCAGCCTTCTTTGCCCATCAATTCCTTCAATATTCATCGTCTCCTTATTACCAGTGTCATGATTGCTGCTAAATTCATGGATGACAT GTACTACAATAATGCATATTATGCAAAAGTTGGAGGAATAAGCACCACAGAGATGAACTTTCTAGAAGTGGATTTCCTATTTGGATTGGGTTTTCGCTTAAATGTGACTCCCACTACTTTCCAAACCTATTGTTCATATCTTCAAAAAGAGATGCTTCTGCTTCAGCCACCACTCAATTCTTCCTTATGTATGGGAAGATCACCAAAACTCCAATACATTTGTTTCAATGAAGATGATTCCTCttcccaacaacaacaacaacaacaacaattagttGTTTAA